The following coding sequences are from one Selenomonas sputigena ATCC 35185 window:
- a CDS encoding DUF1819 family protein: MPQEIDGKRKASSPYSAVMTREQFLFHETRITAKLLDEGLEKDEIIKKVFSENLFQYPTEKSIRRMVLTCLRRLEALSDQTLITAIAVESGDVAKQICLYAMMRQYRLVWDFMLTVIGEKYRNLDHSFSKMDLHGFFLRLQEQDDGVAAWSDQTIAKLRQVLTKILVENGYLDSIKAERLNPVLLSPILERAIRESGQEAALPAFNCLG, encoded by the coding sequence ATGCCGCAGGAAATCGACGGAAAAAGAAAAGCATCCAGTCCATACAGCGCGGTCATGACACGAGAGCAGTTCTTGTTTCACGAAACGCGAATCACGGCGAAACTGCTGGATGAAGGACTTGAAAAGGATGAAATCATAAAGAAGGTTTTTTCCGAAAATCTTTTTCAGTATCCCACAGAAAAATCTATTCGCCGTATGGTTCTTACTTGTCTGCGGCGCTTGGAGGCTTTGTCCGATCAAACATTGATCACTGCCATAGCTGTTGAATCTGGTGATGTGGCAAAGCAAATATGTCTTTATGCCATGATGCGCCAATATCGCTTGGTATGGGATTTTATGCTCACGGTCATTGGCGAGAAATATCGTAATTTGGATCATTCCTTCAGCAAGATGGATTTGCATGGATTTTTCCTGCGGCTGCAGGAGCAGGATGATGGGGTGGCTGCATGGAGCGATCAGACGATTGCAAAACTTAGGCAGGTGCTCACGAAAATCTTGGTGGAAAACGGGTATCTGGACAGCATCAAAGCGGAGAGATTGAATCCCGTGCTGCTCAGTCCGATTTTGGAACGTGCGATACGAGAGTCTGGGCAGGAAGCAGCCCTGCCGGCTTTCAACTGTCTGGGATAG
- a CDS encoding DUF1788 domain-containing protein, which produces MSKLNERLDALRKLVQSQDFLNGKGLSNEVNIRIFCYHPKDEMAVRHFTEKLTEGVGTGCRIIEYNLYKVFLAICEDKRIADKIPDLENKKGHKFVLGHLARIANNLAFIEKMKAEPHNVGDVILITGVGEAFPFIRVHALLDAMQPHFCDVPILVMYPGTFDGRYVRLFDKLTPNPYYRAFNVV; this is translated from the coding sequence ATGAGCAAACTGAACGAGCGCCTTGACGCCCTTCGGAAGCTGGTGCAGAGTCAAGATTTTCTCAACGGAAAAGGACTGTCCAACGAGGTCAATATTCGCATTTTTTGTTATCATCCCAAGGATGAAATGGCTGTCCGTCATTTTACGGAAAAATTGACGGAGGGTGTTGGCACGGGCTGCCGCATCATAGAATACAACCTTTACAAAGTGTTTCTTGCCATTTGCGAGGATAAGCGCATCGCGGACAAAATCCCCGATTTAGAAAATAAAAAGGGACATAAATTCGTCTTGGGACACCTGGCGCGTATAGCAAACAATCTCGCCTTTATCGAAAAAATGAAGGCTGAGCCTCATAACGTCGGCGATGTCATTCTCATCACGGGCGTGGGAGAGGCGTTTCCCTTTATCCGTGTTCATGCGCTTTTGGATGCCATGCAGCCGCATTTTTGCGATGTGCCGATCCTGGTCATGTACCCAGGGACATTTGACGGCCGCTATGTAAGATTGTTCGACAAGCTGACACCCAATCCGTATTATCGAGCCTTTAATGTAGTGTAG
- the brxC gene encoding BREX system P-loop protein BrxC, with protein MMIKNMFAEDIDRKINGVVKVEQDESAILVQELDEYVITKELKKHFIAFFNNYGESFEENISDIGVWISGFFGSGKSHFLKMLSYLLENKEVQGVKTVERFRKKFEDDAAAFMPIDKVTRGETHTILFNIDVQSSGQKDETAVLRVFAKMFYHYLGFYGEDLKVAKLEQFIEKQGKTAEFRRVFEEKNGASWLSSRDSFAFFEDDVVSTLTQVLGMSESAAENWFNGTQTVDISIAKLVSEIKEYSDAKPQDFRLLFMIDEVGQYVGDDRSLLLNLQSLVETIGAECKGKVWVVCTGQEAIDEVIKARENEFSRIQARFKTRLSLSSASADEVIQKRILKKTPDAQEELESLYTQNDSVLKNLFSFTESVKDIRGYNGAAEFARNFPFVPYQFILMQKVFAEIRKHGNSGKHLSGGERSMLSGFQEAAQKIEDKNEYALAPFYLFYDTVHTFLDSSIRQVIERAERAAEAGHGLEMQDVAVLKLLYLVRYVDDVKATLDNLVILMADKISLDKIAVRERVGASLERLLTQNYIGRAGEIYSFLTDEEQDIQRDIYRNTVVDTAAVVSQIGSMIFGDIYTARKYRYGGKYDFPLDGMVDNTVVGTATGGMKLKILTVAADAVEKTDLRLTAESVGQALVVLADTPYYQSLENAMKVHKYVKQKNMTQLPPSVQAIIRSHQEEARKYELEAKKELVKAIETAEFYVDGEHLLLKGGDAKGMIDQALEYLVDHVYSDLSLIRKNADSEADISSILRGTEQTLFGTGANSEAAVKVEEYLEIQHAKKLRTSMQDIQSRYKGIPYGWKELDIACVVAQLIHEQKVTVKYGGSTIQPNDPKLPQMLHKKSEIGSTIVSKRQTVSLAKIREVREFLRDYFDEMDVPEDEDGLIRHITVRFEGEKARYENLLALYAGRKYPDKLLVSSAVDAMKELLSHAKDNMALIDYVIKKQDAICDLKEQVQNVESFFSNQKALFDEAVKYEEALQHDLEYIAKDKEAEKALNTIRLITLIPDGGGFNYRRLPELNDLLAKVHAKHDAMLEEKRQELLKIVDDCLEEIRAKAKTESKARDILQQEEGYFARKKEYIAGIRVLTLMDGQMPNIWLRKDEAISRIENLCKEDDKREEEQKPSVTAGKKPKKIIKSVYRQSMFPKRTIETDADIDEYVEHIRRRMKTMLKDCDGIRLD; from the coding sequence ATGATGATAAAAAACATGTTCGCCGAGGACATTGACCGCAAAATCAACGGCGTAGTCAAAGTTGAGCAGGATGAAAGCGCCATTCTCGTGCAGGAACTGGATGAATATGTCATCACGAAGGAACTGAAAAAGCACTTTATCGCTTTTTTCAATAACTACGGCGAGTCCTTTGAAGAAAATATCTCCGATATTGGCGTGTGGATTTCCGGCTTCTTTGGCAGCGGTAAATCCCACTTTTTGAAAATGCTCTCCTATCTCCTGGAGAACAAAGAAGTGCAGGGCGTAAAGACCGTGGAGCGTTTCCGTAAGAAATTTGAGGACGACGCCGCCGCGTTCATGCCGATTGACAAGGTCACCCGTGGAGAAACGCACACCATTCTCTTCAATATTGACGTGCAAAGTTCCGGACAAAAGGACGAAACGGCTGTTCTTCGTGTATTTGCCAAGATGTTTTATCACTATCTGGGCTTTTACGGTGAAGATTTGAAGGTCGCAAAATTGGAGCAGTTTATCGAAAAACAAGGCAAGACCGCCGAGTTCCGTCGGGTATTCGAGGAAAAGAACGGCGCATCGTGGCTGTCCTCCCGTGATTCCTTTGCGTTCTTTGAGGACGATGTGGTCAGCACTCTGACGCAAGTCCTCGGCATGAGTGAGAGTGCCGCTGAAAACTGGTTTAACGGCACACAGACCGTGGACATCTCCATTGCCAAGCTGGTATCCGAGATCAAGGAATATTCGGATGCCAAGCCTCAGGATTTTCGGCTGCTCTTTATGATTGATGAAGTGGGGCAGTATGTTGGCGATGACAGAAGTTTGCTTCTCAATCTTCAGTCGCTGGTGGAAACGATCGGAGCTGAGTGCAAAGGAAAAGTTTGGGTGGTCTGCACCGGGCAGGAAGCCATCGACGAGGTCATCAAGGCGCGGGAAAATGAGTTCTCCCGCATTCAGGCGCGATTCAAGACGCGTCTCTCCCTCTCCTCAGCCTCGGCGGATGAGGTGATTCAGAAGCGTATCTTGAAGAAAACGCCGGACGCCCAAGAGGAGCTGGAATCTCTCTATACGCAAAACGACTCCGTGCTGAAAAACCTCTTCAGCTTCACGGAGTCGGTGAAAGATATTCGCGGCTACAACGGCGCCGCCGAATTTGCCCGGAATTTCCCCTTCGTCCCCTATCAGTTCATCCTCATGCAGAAGGTCTTTGCCGAAATCCGCAAGCACGGCAATTCCGGCAAACATCTCTCGGGCGGCGAACGTTCCATGCTCTCGGGCTTTCAGGAGGCGGCGCAGAAAATCGAAGACAAGAACGAGTATGCCCTTGCGCCTTTCTATCTTTTCTATGACACAGTGCATACCTTCCTTGACAGTTCCATTCGCCAGGTCATCGAGCGGGCAGAACGGGCAGCCGAGGCAGGACATGGCCTGGAAATGCAGGATGTGGCTGTGCTGAAACTCCTCTACCTCGTGCGCTATGTGGACGATGTGAAAGCGACCCTCGACAATCTTGTTATCCTTATGGCGGATAAGATCAGCCTCGATAAAATCGCCGTGCGGGAGCGAGTGGGCGCGTCCCTTGAGCGGCTCCTCACGCAGAACTACATCGGTCGCGCAGGGGAAATCTATAGCTTCCTCACCGACGAGGAACAGGATATTCAGCGCGACATTTACCGCAATACCGTCGTGGATACCGCCGCCGTCGTGTCCCAAATCGGCAGCATGATTTTTGGCGATATTTATACAGCCAGGAAATATCGCTATGGCGGCAAATATGATTTTCCCCTTGACGGGATGGTGGATAACACTGTCGTAGGCACAGCGACGGGCGGCATGAAACTCAAAATCCTCACCGTAGCTGCAGATGCCGTCGAAAAAACAGACCTGCGTCTTACTGCCGAATCCGTTGGGCAGGCTTTGGTCGTTCTCGCCGACACACCTTACTATCAATCCCTTGAAAACGCCATGAAGGTGCATAAGTACGTCAAGCAGAAAAATATGACGCAGCTTCCTCCGTCGGTGCAGGCCATCATCCGAAGCCATCAGGAAGAGGCGCGAAAGTACGAGTTGGAAGCAAAAAAAGAACTCGTCAAAGCCATAGAAACGGCGGAGTTTTATGTAGACGGAGAACATCTGCTGCTGAAAGGCGGCGATGCCAAGGGGATGATCGACCAGGCGCTGGAGTATCTCGTCGACCATGTCTACAGCGATCTTTCTCTGATTCGTAAAAATGCGGACAGCGAGGCGGATATTTCCTCCATCCTGCGCGGTACGGAGCAGACCCTCTTCGGCACGGGAGCGAACAGCGAAGCCGCTGTCAAGGTGGAGGAATATCTGGAGATACAGCACGCCAAAAAACTGCGCACCTCGATGCAGGACATCCAGAGTCGCTATAAGGGGATTCCCTACGGTTGGAAGGAATTGGACATCGCCTGTGTGGTGGCGCAGCTCATCCACGAGCAGAAGGTCACCGTGAAATATGGCGGCAGTACCATCCAGCCGAATGATCCGAAACTCCCTCAGATGCTTCATAAGAAGAGTGAGATCGGCAGCACTATCGTTTCGAAGCGCCAGACGGTATCTCTTGCCAAAATCCGCGAAGTCCGAGAGTTCCTGCGCGATTACTTCGATGAGATGGACGTGCCCGAGGACGAGGATGGGCTGATCCGCCACATCACAGTCCGATTCGAGGGGGAAAAGGCGCGGTATGAAAACCTCCTCGCCCTCTATGCGGGGCGCAAATACCCCGATAAACTCCTGGTTTCTTCGGCGGTAGATGCCATGAAGGAGCTTCTCTCGCACGCCAAGGACAATATGGCGCTCATTGACTACGTAATCAAAAAGCAGGATGCGATCTGTGATCTGAAAGAACAGGTACAGAATGTCGAATCCTTCTTCAGCAATCAGAAAGCGCTTTTTGACGAGGCGGTGAAGTACGAGGAAGCGCTCCAACACGACCTTGAATACATCGCTAAGGATAAAGAGGCAGAGAAGGCGCTCAACACGATTCGTCTCATTACCTTGATTCCGGACGGCGGCGGTTTCAACTATAGGCGGCTGCCGGAGCTGAACGACCTGCTGGCGAAGGTACATGCCAAGCATGATGCCATGTTGGAGGAAAAACGGCAGGAACTTCTGAAGATTGTCGATGATTGCCTGGAAGAAATCCGCGCCAAAGCCAAGACCGAGAGCAAGGCGAGGGACATCCTTCAACAAGAAGAGGGCTATTTCGCTCGCAAGAAAGAGTATATCGCTGGCATCCGGGTGCTGACCCTCATGGACGGGCAAATGCCCAATATTTGGCTGCGCAAGGACGAGGCTATATCTCGCATCGAGAACCTCTGCAAAGAGGATGACAAGCGGGAAGAAGAACAGAAACCATCGGTTACGGCAGGCAAAAAGCCGAAGAAAATCATCAAATCGGTCTATCGTCAGTCGATGTTCCCCAAGCGCACGATCGAAACGGATGCGGACATTGACGAATATGTGGAACATATCCGGCGGCGCATGAAAACCATGCTGAAGGACTGCGACGGCATCCGACTCGATTAG
- the pglX gene encoding BREX-1 system adenine-specific DNA-methyltransferase PglX, with the protein MNKNAIKKYAVWARRELIDRVSKKAMRYGIAPEIPADPEADSVEGRLLSDTEKKERRALIEKVAAHGYEQTMEEAAYTWFNRFAALRFMEVNGYLPSHVRVFTNDAGEFKPQILAEAIHLDLPGLDKEKVYALKEGNDEEALFRYLIIVQCNALNEILPGMFQRLEDFTELLLPDNLLREGSVIERLVKQGDAGSIPEEDWRDQVQIIGWLYQYYNTALNELVYDGNLSKEKIPKHLLPAATTIYTPDWIVRYMVENSLGRLWLEGHPNENLQGEWKYYLPEAEQEESVQKQLAEMRKESANRKPEDIRCIDPCMGSGHILCYMFDVLVKIYEDYGYTAREAAASIVQNNLYGLDIDDRAAQLSYFAVMMKARQYDRRFFSRGIQPNVMAIEESNGLATWAETAGDSLVSGQLTFEDDFIRMADYLIEIFQDAKEYGSILTVQADRYDALVDFIEKTGQETGNLLFRAWIDEVERRILPLIQQAKVFSQKYDVIVTNPPYLGSTRFSFKLNEYVKKYFPNEKSDLSMVMLKKSLQETAKTNGYVAFVTTASWMSLSSFEKLRSYMYKDCAIDTLVDCGTELFEGKVGHNSIVSWVVRKTKFNYRMTAVRLVDYCYSRRDEKEVEFFNKKNYFVATQENFSKIPGSPVAYWVSEAMLRCFGEKCIKDYGFAGIGMRTGDNERFLRLWYEVSANNFSITSKGVIKWIPYNKGGNFRKWYGNNEYVVNWENDGEEIKDNTRLNYPELGDNLGWKISNEKYYFKPGITWTGVTMAKFSCRIYPSGFIFDSGANGLFPYKKQDESYLAGFLNTKIANDILRIINPTINTGSGTVKSIPVIKSKTQQKKVDELTNQNISISRADWDAFETSWDFQSHPLAPTAYERREQLSYGIHSAERKKSVSLLTDRYAYWEQACNDRFSALKENEEELNRIFIDIYGLADELTPEVEDKDVTVRRADLPRDIRSLISYAVGCMFGRYSLDTPGLVYAGGEWDDSKYRTFLPDEDAIIPICDDEYFDDDIVGRFVEFIATVFGKETLEENLQFIADALGGRGSSREVIRSYFLTGFYADHVKTYQKRPIYWLFDSGKKNGFKCLVYMHRYCPDTIARIRTDYVHEQQSRYRTAIESLEQARDNAATAGDKVKAGKKLAAVEAQAKELLEYEEKIHHLADQMIAIDLDDGVKHNYAIFQDVLAKIK; encoded by the coding sequence ATGAATAAGAATGCGATAAAGAAATATGCGGTATGGGCAAGGCGCGAGCTGATCGACCGTGTGTCGAAGAAGGCGATGCGCTATGGCATTGCCCCTGAAATCCCTGCTGACCCCGAAGCGGACAGCGTTGAAGGTCGCCTTCTCTCCGATACCGAGAAGAAAGAGCGGCGTGCGCTCATCGAGAAAGTGGCAGCGCACGGCTACGAGCAGACGATGGAAGAAGCGGCCTACACTTGGTTCAACCGCTTCGCCGCGCTTCGCTTCATGGAGGTCAACGGCTATCTGCCCTCGCATGTGCGGGTATTCACCAACGATGCCGGAGAGTTCAAGCCGCAGATTCTCGCCGAGGCGATCCATCTGGACTTGCCGGGGCTGGACAAGGAAAAAGTCTATGCCTTGAAGGAAGGCAATGACGAGGAGGCGCTCTTTCGCTATCTTATCATCGTGCAGTGCAATGCCCTGAATGAAATCCTGCCGGGAATGTTTCAGCGACTGGAGGATTTCACGGAATTGCTGCTGCCCGACAATCTGCTCCGCGAAGGCAGCGTGATTGAGCGTCTTGTCAAGCAGGGCGATGCGGGAAGCATTCCTGAGGAGGATTGGCGCGATCAGGTGCAGATCATCGGCTGGCTGTACCAATACTACAACACGGCTTTAAATGAATTGGTATATGACGGCAATCTTTCTAAAGAGAAGATTCCAAAACATTTGCTCCCTGCGGCAACAACAATTTATACACCAGATTGGATTGTTCGCTACATGGTGGAAAATTCCCTAGGCCGCTTGTGGCTCGAAGGACATCCGAACGAAAACCTGCAAGGCGAATGGAAATACTATCTGCCTGAAGCCGAGCAGGAGGAGTCTGTGCAGAAACAGCTTGCCGAGATGCGCAAAGAATCTGCCAACCGCAAGCCGGAGGACATTCGCTGCATCGACCCCTGCATGGGCAGCGGACATATCCTCTGCTACATGTTTGACGTACTGGTGAAGATCTACGAGGACTATGGATATACGGCTCGTGAAGCCGCAGCATCCATCGTGCAAAACAATCTCTATGGCCTAGACATCGACGACCGTGCGGCACAGCTTTCCTATTTTGCCGTGATGATGAAGGCGCGGCAGTATGACCGTCGCTTTTTCAGCCGTGGGATTCAGCCGAATGTGATGGCGATAGAGGAGAGCAACGGACTTGCGACTTGGGCGGAAACGGCAGGGGACAGCCTCGTTTCCGGGCAGCTCACCTTTGAGGACGATTTCATCCGTATGGCGGATTATCTGATTGAAATATTCCAAGATGCCAAGGAATATGGCTCTATTCTGACGGTGCAGGCAGATCGCTATGATGCACTCGTGGACTTTATCGAGAAAACTGGGCAGGAGACAGGAAATCTCCTCTTTCGGGCGTGGATCGATGAAGTCGAACGAAGGATTCTACCGCTGATTCAACAGGCAAAGGTATTCTCGCAAAAATATGATGTGATTGTGACTAATCCTCCATACCTTGGAAGTACGCGTTTTAGTTTCAAGCTTAACGAGTATGTGAAGAAATATTTCCCAAATGAGAAAAGTGATTTGAGCATGGTTATGCTCAAAAAATCGCTTCAAGAAACTGCCAAAACAAATGGCTATGTGGCATTTGTTACCACGGCATCTTGGATGAGTTTGTCGAGTTTTGAAAAACTGCGTTCTTATATGTATAAAGATTGTGCTATTGACACGTTAGTTGATTGTGGCACAGAGCTTTTTGAAGGAAAAGTAGGGCATAATTCTATAGTTTCATGGGTTGTTCGCAAAACGAAATTCAATTATAGGATGACTGCTGTCCGATTGGTTGATTATTGTTATTCAAGACGGGATGAAAAAGAGGTGGAATTTTTTAATAAGAAAAACTATTTTGTTGCCACACAGGAAAACTTTTCCAAGATTCCGGGCAGCCCAGTGGCTTATTGGGTGAGTGAGGCAATGCTTCGTTGCTTTGGAGAAAAATGCATAAAGGATTATGGCTTTGCTGGCATCGGTATGCGAACTGGTGACAACGAAAGATTTTTAAGATTATGGTATGAAGTGTCTGCAAACAATTTTAGTATTACAAGCAAAGGCGTTATAAAATGGATTCCATATAATAAGGGAGGAAATTTTCGCAAATGGTATGGTAATAATGAATATGTAGTTAATTGGGAGAATGATGGAGAAGAAATCAAAGATAATACACGGCTAAATTATCCTGAACTCGGAGATAATTTGGGTTGGAAAATAAGTAATGAAAAATACTATTTTAAGCCTGGTATAACTTGGACGGGTGTAACTATGGCAAAGTTTAGTTGCCGAATATATCCAAGTGGATTTATTTTTGATTCAGGTGCCAATGGGCTTTTCCCTTACAAAAAGCAGGATGAATCATATTTGGCAGGTTTTCTTAATACGAAAATTGCAAATGACATATTGCGAATAATAAACCCTACAATAAACACAGGCTCTGGAACTGTAAAGTCTATACCGGTAATCAAAAGCAAGACTCAACAAAAAAAAGTTGATGAATTAACCAACCAAAACATCTCCATCTCCCGCGCCGACTGGGATGCTTTTGAAACCTCATGGGATTTCCAGTCCCATCCTCTTGCACCTACGGCTTACGAACGCCGCGAGCAGCTTTCCTATGGCATCCACTCTGCCGAGCGCAAAAAATCGGTCTCACTTCTGACGGATCGCTATGCCTACTGGGAGCAGGCTTGCAATGATCGCTTTTCCGCATTGAAGGAAAACGAGGAAGAACTCAACCGCATCTTTATTGACATCTACGGCCTCGCGGATGAACTCACGCCCGAGGTCGAGGACAAGGATGTGACTGTGCGGCGAGCCGATCTTCCACGCGATATACGGAGCTTGATTTCCTACGCCGTCGGCTGCATGTTTGGCCGCTATTCCCTCGATACGCCGGGGCTTGTCTATGCCGGGGGTGAATGGGATGACAGCAAGTATAGGACGTTCCTGCCGGATGAGGATGCCATCATCCCAATATGCGACGATGAATATTTCGATGATGATATTGTCGGTCGTTTCGTGGAGTTTATCGCGACGGTTTTCGGCAAGGAAACCTTGGAAGAGAATCTGCAATTCATCGCCGATGCCCTTGGCGGCAGGGGCAGTTCGCGCGAGGTCATCCGAAGCTACTTCCTCACGGGTTTCTATGCCGATCACGTCAAGACGTATCAGAAACGCCCGATTTACTGGCTCTTTGACAGCGGGAAGAAAAACGGCTTCAAGTGCCTCGTCTATATGCACCGCTACTGCCCGGACACCATCGCCCGCATCCGCACGGACTATGTCCACGAACAGCAATCGCGCTACCGCACCGCCATCGAGAGTCTGGAACAAGCGCGGGATAACGCCGCCACCGCAGGGGACAAGGTGAAAGCCGGAAAGAAACTGGCGGCTGTGGAAGCCCAAGCCAAGGAACTCCTGGAATACGAGGAAAAAATCCACCACCTCGCCGACCAGATGATCGCCATCGACCTGGACGACGGCGTGAAGCACAACTACGCGATTTTTCAGGATGTATTGGCGAAGATCAAGTGA
- a CDS encoding ATP-binding protein, which translates to MTQSGINSMLTLEYMQTAKENKYFDRKSARIRPSDLAPIISAFANADGGTIVLGISDKTHTVEGINFIGEDHLNELITAPKNCCKPMPKFEYELLDVENAKGQADRLLLLHIKKSVDYIVRTSNDSTYLRIGDKTKEMKGEDLINLEYAKSTRNYEDEINRDATLEDLDEELLREYRHRLEADDSTNHHVLKARGFIKTVDDREFLTHAAVLLFAKNIAQFYPNCRIRFLRYEGTTAMSGTKINISRDKSIELPLLRIVDAAKTFLATQLREFTMLDVKSGKFRIVPEYPEFAWLEGIVNAVTHREYAMSGNFIKVSMYDDRLEIESPGKLPNIVTLANIRETRYSRNPRISRVMTEFGWVREVNEGVKRIYEDMAELFLDDPVYSEPGESLRLLLKNNIVMRRMRQELYALNNVGISRWNQLDATEQAIMAYILNRGAASRAQLSAYIGKSDNTIRTRLKTLMAKGFLKANGNTYDPNRTYEAGPLLTE; encoded by the coding sequence ATGACGCAATCAGGCATAAATTCCATGCTTACTTTGGAGTATATGCAGACTGCCAAAGAGAACAAGTATTTTGACAGGAAATCTGCCAGAATCAGACCTTCCGATCTTGCACCGATTATCTCTGCATTTGCCAATGCAGACGGTGGAACGATTGTTCTCGGCATCAGCGATAAAACGCATACCGTGGAAGGTATAAATTTCATCGGCGAAGACCATTTGAACGAATTGATAACGGCGCCGAAAAACTGCTGCAAGCCTATGCCGAAATTTGAATATGAACTGCTTGACGTTGAAAATGCGAAGGGACAGGCAGACCGTCTTTTGTTGCTCCATATCAAAAAGAGCGTAGATTACATCGTTCGCACCAGTAATGACAGCACTTATCTGAGGATAGGCGACAAAACCAAGGAGATGAAGGGCGAGGATTTAATCAACTTGGAATATGCCAAAAGTACCCGGAACTATGAGGATGAAATCAACCGAGATGCTACGCTGGAGGACTTGGATGAGGAACTCTTGAGAGAATACCGGCATCGCCTAGAGGCCGATGATTCCACCAACCATCATGTGCTGAAGGCAAGAGGCTTTATAAAGACGGTGGATGATCGCGAATTTTTAACCCATGCAGCAGTGCTTCTTTTTGCCAAGAACATCGCTCAGTTTTATCCGAATTGCCGTATCCGCTTCCTACGGTACGAAGGAACTACCGCTATGTCCGGCACTAAAATCAACATCAGCCGCGATAAAAGCATCGAGCTTCCCTTGCTTCGTATTGTGGATGCCGCTAAGACATTCCTTGCGACCCAACTCCGAGAATTCACCATGCTCGACGTGAAAAGCGGAAAATTCCGCATTGTGCCGGAGTACCCGGAGTTTGCTTGGCTGGAGGGGATTGTCAACGCTGTCACGCACCGTGAGTATGCCATGAGTGGGAATTTCATCAAGGTTAGTATGTATGATGACCGATTGGAAATCGAAAGCCCGGGCAAGCTCCCCAATATTGTTACTTTGGCAAACATCAGGGAAACGCGCTACTCGCGCAATCCTCGGATTTCCCGTGTCATGACAGAGTTCGGCTGGGTACGGGAAGTGAATGAAGGCGTCAAGCGCATCTACGAGGATATGGCAGAACTTTTTTTGGATGACCCGGTGTACAGTGAGCCTGGCGAGTCTCTCCGTCTGCTTTTGAAGAATAATATCGTCATGCGGAGGATGCGTCAGGAACTGTATGCCTTGAACAATGTAGGCATTTCGAGATGGAATCAACTGGATGCTACGGAACAGGCTATTATGGCCTATATCCTGAATCGGGGGGCTGCCAGCAGGGCGCAGTTATCTGCTTATATAGGGAAATCCGACAATACGATCAGGACTCGCCTAAAAACTCTGATGGCCAAGGGATTCTTAAAGGCCAACGGCAATACCTATGACCCCAATCGCACTTACGAGGCGGGGCCTCTATTGACGGAATAG